Proteins from one Coffea arabica cultivar ET-39 chromosome 8c, Coffea Arabica ET-39 HiFi, whole genome shotgun sequence genomic window:
- the LOC113707435 gene encoding uncharacterized protein: MSFSGSCIDSGSQTTGRTFEFGRTHVVRPRGKHQATIVWLHGLGDKGASWSQLLESLPLPNIKWICPTAPTRPVAALGGFPCTAWFDVGDFAEDTSYDLEGLDASAAHVANLLSTEPADIKLGIGGFSMGAATALYSATCHALGQYLNGNLYQVNLNSVVGLSGWLPCSGMLRNRIEGSVTAVRRAASLPILLCHGSGDDVVAYAHGEKSARTLSSSGFQNLTFRKYDGLGHYTIPEETDEVCRWLISMLELDGS, translated from the exons ATGAGCTTCAGTGGCTCCTGCATAGATTCTG GTAGCCAAACAACAGGGCGGACATTTGAATTTGGAAGGACTCATGTTGTTCGGCCCAGAGGGAAACATCAAGCAACTATAGTTTGGCTGCATGGCCTTGGCGATAAGGGGGCGAG CTGGTCACAGCTTCTTGAAAGTCTTCCCCTACCCAAT ATAAAATGGATATGCCCAACTGCTCCTACGCGTCCAGTTGCAGCACTTGGTGGTTTTCCATGCACTGCTT GGTTTGATGTAGGAGATTTTGCAGAAGATACATCTTATGATTTGGAGGGTTTAGATGCATCTGCTGCACATGTTGCGAATCTCTTGTCAACTGAACCTGCTGATA TTAAACTTGGTATTGGGGGTTTTAGTATGGGTGCTGCAACAGCTCTCTACTCTGCTACATGTCATGCTCTAGGACAATATCTAAATGGAAACTTGTACCAGGTCAACCTCAACTCAGTTGTTGGTCTTAGTGGCTGGCTTCCATGTTCAGG GATGCTGAGGAACCGGATAGAAGGATCAGTCACAGCTGTGAGGCGTGCAGCTTCATTGCCTATTTTGCTCTGTCATGGCTCTG GTGATGATGTGGTGGCATATGCACATGGAGAGAAATCTGCACGAACCCTTAGTTCATCCGGCTTTCAGAACCTCACATTCAGAAAATATGACGG GCTTGGTCACTATACTATCCCTGAAGAAACAGATGAAGTTTGCCGGTGGCTCATTTCAATGTTGGAACTTGATGGATCGTAA